The sequence CagtgccctccctgcctgctcctgctatCCGTGGTTTCTTTGGGGAGCTGCGGCACAAGTCGGTGATGGTGCAGCAGGGCCGGGCGGTGCCGCCCGCGGCGTCGGTGGCTTTTTCTGACCGTCTGCCACCATCTCAACCTCTGCTTAGAGCCAAGACCCCGCTGAGCATCTCCTCCCCTGGCAGCGCTGACGCCAGTTGCCTCCTTCTTCTGCAGGTGGTGGTGCAGCTCACCGACGACCTCCTGTCCCAGGCGGTGATGATGGTGGAGGACAGCCGGCCGACGCTGGCCATCAACCTGGCCGGAGCCCGGCAGCACTGGCTGGAGGGGATGCTGCGCCACGAGATAGGTCAGCAGGGCGAcggcggggcagagccggggggatGCTGTGAGCATCCTCTGGTTGTCACCGGGGTAACGGCCTAGGGGCTGCGGGGACCGCGGGGCAAGGTGATACCCACCGGGTCCTGCAAGGAGGCATCCTGGAAGGGTGCTCCTGAGCAGGTTTCGGAAGGGGCTGAGGCCACCCGGGGTCCCTCTCTGCGTTGTGGGGCAGGGGGTGTCGGGCACCCACCCCATGCACTCGTGTGCCtgccctccccccagccctgggcaccgGAGCAAGCAGGTGGCCCATGGCAGCATCTCCAGCCAAGACTGGAgctggcacccatgggtgctgggtcTCAGCCCCAACCCCAgcgactcggggggggggggggggcgggggcggggggtgaAGCTTTTTGGAGGCTGCGGCCGACGGCGTTCGctcccgtcccccctccccaggcacccactACATCCGGGGGGTGAACAACACCcgccagccctggcacagctccGAGGGCCGCAAGCAGTACAGCCTGAAGCCCGCCAACCCCACGGAGGAAGGCTTGGCCAGCCTGCACAGCGTCCTCTTCCGCAAGCAGCCCTTCCTGTGGCGGGCAGCCCTGCTCTACTACACCATCGAGCGGGCCAGCCGCCTCTCCTTCTCCGCCCTCTTCCAGGACCTGGAGCAGTACGTCCAGGACGCCGGCGTCCGGTGGGAGTACTGCGTGCGGGCGAAGCGGGGCCAGACCGACACCTCGCAGCCAGGTACCGCTCGGGGGGGTGAAAAGCCTTCGGGAtttggaagggattttttttttttttaaagaaaaaccagAGGTCGGGTATATTTTGCCGCTGGGTGAGTTGAGCATCACTGACCCCATTgccacagcagcctttgaaatGGTGGCTCTGCCCCGCACTGcgtccctccccatccccatccccgctcTCCTACGGGTTTACCCTTTATGGCAGTGATCTTTTACAGGCAGTCCCGGCACATCAGCTCTTTGGCTGCTCAGGGTGAGGCGGGGAGGGATGGGGCACCCTGGGGAAGCCCCATAAGGTGGTTGCAGTCTGATGGGAGCGACTCGCACAAGCTCGCGGGGAGGCAGCAgccaaaggagaggaaaaagctgagCGTTTCTGGGGATGCATTTAGATTCTTGCAGGGGTTTAACATTAAACACAAAAATCCATTGGGAGAAAGGGTGAAAGCATCGCGGTGAGAGGTTTGGGGCTCTCGCTGCACCCAGCTGCCTCCGTGCTCCCCAGCGCTCATCCTTTGGGCCCCGGCGGTCCTGGCCACACCACCAGCAACGCCTGAGCCCTTGCGCACTCGTGTCGCCCTGGTCCAGTGCCATCACTCCGGTTATTGTGGTCAGCAGACGTTCGGGCAAGCGGAGGGCGGTGGGGAGCCAGGCTCCCGCTCCCCGGCCTCTCCCGCTCTTCCAGGCTGTTTCAGTAAGGACCAGGTCTACCTGGACGGGATTCTCCGCATCCTGCGCCATCGACAGACCATCGACTTCCCGCTGCTGGCTGCGCTTGGAAAGGTAAtggcttgggggggggtgggcgggCAGCTGATCCCAGAGCCCCCCGTCCCATCCCAAAGCTCACGTGGGCTCCCACGGGCCCGTGTTTTCCTGAAAACAAGCCCTTGGCTGGAGGCCCTTCAGCTCTTTGCCTTTCCCTGCACGTATGGATTTCGGTGGAGcggagggaggctgtgctgggtaGGACGCGAGGAAGGACGGGACAATCCGGCCTCCTCTGTGGGAGACCCTTGGGGAGAGGTTTAACCCAGCGGCTCTAAGCCCTGCCGGCCGCGCTGCTGGCCCTCTGCCTTGGCCACAGCGGTCCCGCTGTTACCTGTCCCTGCAGCGACAGAAAATGACCAAACCCACAAATCCTTGCCAAGGCCTCCCCGAGCGGCTCTGCCGGTGCCTCCCCGCAGGCAGGAGGGGTGTTTGGGCAGGGGGGGGGTGGGTGACCcaggtgggctgcaggggggggccagacctgcccccccccccgccttggaTGGAGGGGGCGTTGCTGACCCCATCTCCCTGCTTCCCATCAGGTCTCCTATGAAGATGTGAATCGGCTGAAGAAATTTGGGGTCCTGGAGAAGGCCCGCATCCCCCATTTCATGCAGGACCTGGAGCGGTACATGAAGCAGCTGGACCACATCGTCACCACCAACGGCCTGAatgaggaggagctggagcagctgctgcccgACTGAGGGGCATccctcccccctcaccccccccaaaccagcaCCCCAGGGGTGTAACTGCTGCCATTTATTGGATAATTATTGGGGCTGGAGCCTGGAGGAGAGGGCAGAGCCTGGGCCTCCCCCCTGCGCCCGGGCGGCCGCTGTGCATGTACCGCTGTGTAGGGTAGCGCGGCCGAGAGGGCCGGTGTGGTTAGTGTtgatgtgtgtccccccccaccccgacacacacCGTCCCCTGTGCATTTTTTGGGGGGATGGCTGCGTGGCTCCGCGTGGCTTTGGGGAGCCGGAGAAGAGGGTTCAGAGGGAgcgagggcagagctggggcgaTGCGCTGGTCCCCCAGAGGTGCAGGAGGCCGTGCTGGGGTAGTTGCAATGGAGGGGGACGCCCTTAGGGGTACCAGGGGGTGATCCCAGCAGAGCGGGGACACCTATTCGGGGCCAGCAGAcggggctgggggctctgggCTGTGCCTGGCAGCACTGGCAGGGAATAAGGGCTGGCCCGCACCCGCTGAGTGCCCCGTGTGTGCGTTTCCCGCTCCCTACCCCTTCCCTCACGCCCCCCACGAGCAGCAGGAAGGACTTCAATCCCCCAAATACCAATCtctgctctccccaccccccccaagatATTTGCCCACAATGAACCATCCTCTGCACCCCAACTACAGCCACTCTGCCTGGCTCTGAGGCACAGGAGGACTCAAGGTGGGGATCGGGCTTGTTGTAAGGAAAAAGCGTGTAATAAAAATGATGTAATGGAAACGACGAGTGGGCAAAAGGTTGCAGGTAGCCTCAAAAGCCAGGCTGGCACCACTGTGACCTCTGACCGCGCGTCTCGCTCGCACAGGCAAAGCTGCATGCCTCCGAGCTGGTGCGTCAGGAGCAGGAAGGGGTCACCGGAGCGTGTAAAACAACATACTGGGCAGGGACATTAATAAATCGAAGTAGGCAAAAGCAGAAGCTGCCCGGAGCCGTTCCTGGTCTCTAACGCATGGTGTCTGCAGCAGTCATGGCAGCCCGACTGTGCCACCCCTGGGAGAgttgatttaaaagaaagaaggaaaaaaaaccacaaaacacaccCCCAGATTTAGTTTCGGCTTCTTTTAGCTGTAGCTTTCCATCCCACTGAGCTCCTGCAAAGGTAGCACAGGCCAATTTGTGGCTCCGAAGAGCCCAGGTTCAAACCCAAAAGCTCCCAAGTTTGGCTGCAAGCCCTGTTCACAgcacccccagctgccccacaCGCCCGATCTTgcagggcagctgcagcccctccgCAGCGCGCGGACGCTccggcaggcagggcagcacagagCAAGCTTGGGAAGGGATGAGACGACTTGTCTTGGGGGATTTTGCTTCCCTCTGGGCCCGGTTTCCAAGAACACGCTGGCATTTTTAACGGCTTCCCTCCGCGAGCACCCCTGTACGAACACACTGCCAGCACGGTCAGTTAGACTCTGCTCTTTAATGTACTATTTCCTCCAACGTTGCAATCCCCAACCTCGAACGCGATACAGCGCTGctttaaaaaggtatttacaCACATCCCAGCATCACCCCCCCCTTGTCGTCCCAAGGAGCAAGGCCTCGGCTGGCGCTAAGGACCAACCGAGGGAAGTCTCTTGCAGCCTTTCTAGCGGAATGGCAGCAATGACAGAGGGCAGCATAGCTACTGCGATGGTTTCGGATTGGCTTCGGTTGCATCCCTGATGAAATAACAGCATGGAGATGAGAGATGGCGTTAATCTATCTCCCCAGGCAGGGCTAGAAGCGCTTCATCTGGCGGCGTTCTTGTCGGCGTTGCTTCTTCTCATTTGGTTCCTGACCGGCAGGCGAAGAGTCAGCTGTGAACCAGGGCCCCAGGATGTTCACCCACAGGAGGTAGAGAGCGCGTCCCGGAGCCTGCAAGACACGTGTGGCACAAAGTCGGTCACTTTGGGGACAGCTCTGGCAGGGGTGGTGTTACGGTCAGGAGGGCTGGTCCTACCGAGGAAGCCGAAGGAGCTGGGAGTATCTTTACAGGCTGGATCAGGGGCATCGCGGGATGCACGGaaatcaaaggcagtggcaggcGTCCAAAATAAATGGCCTGATTTCATACGGTTTAGGAACTTGCACACGTATACAGCACTCAGGCTTCGTATACGGAAATCCCAGCATCAGGTCTGAATTACCCAGAAAGATCCAACTGCCCAGAcattctgcctctccctccttcaGAAAAAACACCCACGTTTCTCTAAATGAAAACCAGCGTGACCTGGATGGTCTCCGGGGGACAGTCGGAGTCTAGGCCGCCCTCTGCCAGAACCGGCTAAAACGAACCTGTGAGTAAGGACTGAAACAAGGTAACTTTGTACGCTCCCAAGATTGCTTTACGTATCTTCGCGGGATATACTCAAAGCAACCGTGGgacttttttttaactaactggagattttttttgtccttctccaAAAGCAGTTTTACCTGGAGGCACACGACAAACGCCTCGGGAGTAGAAAGCGTCTGGTTGTGTTAGGGGGAAATTGAAGCCTACGGCGTTTGATCTACCAAGCGGCACAGCGTCCGGCAGTTCCCAGCCTCAGTCCATGCCGGTGAATGACTGAGACAACcaaacaggcagcagcacagTCTGTTTGCTGCAGCCACAAAAAGGCTCTACGCACAAAGATGGCTTTGACCTGTGTTCCTCGTCGTCCTTTCACAGGACCAGAGAAAGGCCAAGGCCAGCCTAGTTTTTGCGTGGTTGACTCAAAGGGATCAGGACTTCCTTCCCTCGTACGGTCTCACTTTTAACAAGATTTGAcagggagattaaaaaaatttatCAGAAAATAGTTTTGGCCTGAAACAGGACACTGAAATGAAATGGATAAATAATGTCCTCAGTCCTGAAGACAGGGAAAGACAGGGACGACGCAGAGCAACAAGGAAAACCGCAGGGGCTTACCAAGAGCCAGAAGTACCAGACGTAGAGCGAGAAGCAGCTCAACACTTGGACCATGGCTGTCAGCAGGATCACGTCCTTGAGGTGCCTGAGGGAAGAAGAGCAAAACATTAACCTTCCATTCCAGCCCCCGCCGAACACACCAGCTCCTCTGCCAACACAGCCCGTCTGCACCGCCTCCGGGGAGCGACCCTGCCTGGCCCGACCGAAGGACCGTCCCTGCAGCTATGCTTCGCCACACAAGGTAATCTAGAAGAATCAGAGCAGTaaacaaacacaccaaaaaaaaaccccccaccccaaaatctgAGGAGTTGAAGAGCTAGGCTCCCCCTGAAAAGGGACATTGAGAAAGCTGAGGAATGCGGGGGAGCGGAAATCAGCAGCaaaaccgccccccccccctgcagcccGCAGCAGCACCCACCCATTTGACACGTATCATGGCATGAAGTCCAGCCGCTCGTGTCCTCGCAGCTGGCTGCACCGGGGGAAGCACGAACCTTCCCTCTGCAATTTCACAGGCTGACAGACACGCTCAGGGTCACCAAAGGGCTGGGGTGCCCCAAGGACAAGCACACCGTCACCCGCAAGCCAAGCTACAGCAACAGAcagctccccctcccctcctgcttATCCGACTCCGGGGTCTTCCACGCCAGCCTGAGGCAGAGCGGAGAGCAGCGACGGACAGGGACAAGCTGCCCACGCCTCAACCGTGACCCTCGGGGGGGACCCGACACCCAGGAGAGGTAAACAGGTATTGGTTTTTCAACGCAAGCCACAGGGAGTGCCATGATGGGTCAGAAAAACGCCAACTCCTTCCCTCCCATTAAATCATCATCTGCTGGAGTAAGAAACACTCGAGTCGCATCCAAGAACGCGGTCgagaaaacaaaggcagaggTAATGGTAATGAAACAGCTTGTCTCATTCTGGGCAGCACAGCGCAAAACAAAGTGACCGGAAACAACTGGTTTAGGCTGGGACGCCATCATCGACTCAAGACACTGCAGGACCCGTCAACAGCTCTAGGATGAGACGCTGAGGTTCAGAAACCTCGTGCATCACCGGAGGCCACAGAGGGGTGACGGCAGAGCTCCCACCGAACCCAGCTCTTCCAGGGACCAGCAAGATCGGCCTTCCTCAACCCCAAAGCAACACACGGCATCCGATTCGGGTACAGACGGCACGAGGGAAACGCCGTCAAATCCGCGGCGTTCCAGAAGCAGCTCCAAAAGAGCACTCGTTCATCAGCTGCGGCACACTCAGCCGAGAGGCAGGAAAACATCCGCCGCTTTCTGAAAGGAACCGCCCGCCTGGAGCGGTTCCCCCATCCCCGAAGTGGTAATCGGAGCGCTTCGCCTGACAAACGGACGCAGTTGCGTCCTGCTGGAGGAGCACTTTGCGTTCACGTACGAACGGGGTGAAAATAACGAGACTTGCAGTCCCACGGCTGAGGGCTCTGCACAGGCTCAGGTACAAAGGCACAGGGTAAGGACGGGAACGTCAGCTGCGCGGGTTTTGGTTTTACAGCTCCACCGCCGAGCTGCGCCATGTTTTGCACAGCCCCTGCCTCGGACGAGCATCAGTTAATTTTAACGTGTCGTAAAACTCACCCCAGGGGTGTATTGCTCGGGCAGAACAACCTCAGAGCCCCAGTACCAAGAGAAATACGACGtctgcagccagggctgcggCGGTGCTACAACTGCACCTGACGCCTTTTCACAGCAGGTAACAGGATCCCTGTGCTAGCTCCTGTCAGTCATTGCCCCTGACAGCGCCATCACACACGTGCGTGGGGCAGTTACCGGGGCACCCACCCTGCTTCGGTGCCTGACACATCTCCCACGACTTAGGAGGATACCCCAGACGACATCaaacttctgtattttccttACTCAACTGTCCCGGGTTGTGTTGCACAAAAAAGGGGATCCAAAATATTTTGCGCTTCTACTCTGGAGAGCCAAAGCGGTGTAAAACGGGAGAAAAACGCGCAGCTGACCAGCAGGAAGAAGGATGAAGAGGGTGTAAAGCACCCAGCTCACAAATCACACTAGAAATAATTCCCTCTCTTCCCGGCCACCTCGTCCCTCGGCTGAGTCTCTTACACCGCACACCTCAGTCACTCTGGCCGCACGTAGAAGATTTACTACTCCGCTAACAAACACACAAGATGAGAGCTCATCCTGCGCAGAGGCAGCGGGTTCTGTGCCGCGCAGTCGGTCTGCCTGCTGATAACATCCCCGGGCGTCTGCTGGCTgcagaaataaaacttctgttaagaaaaataaaaacatatacaTCAATTCACGGCCCTCCCAGCAGGAGAACACTTGACGTGGTGCAGAGGGCTCTGCCCGAAACGAGGCCCCGCTGTGTTTCTTCAAAAGCCCGGCAGCAAACGAAAGACGGAGGTAAACTTTAAACTGTAGGACAAGGACACGGGAGGGAAGGGGCCAAGCACCCCGGTACTGCACCTCGCTGAGCACGCGCTGAAGAACCCCAGCAAAAGCTGGGCCAACAGGCAGaggctgagggcagggaggacagAGAGCAAAGCCTGACGGGACGACGACTGCCCGGCAGTTTTCTGTAACTAGTTTGAGGCTCGCTGTTGGAAAACACGTAAATCTAGAagatatttctgctgtttcagtACTGTTGTCTCCTTGTTTTATTTAACAGCGCTTTGCAGGAATTACTCTTGTGGGTTCCTTGACCAAGGAGAGAAGAGTTACAGCAGCGCCAAGAACACCGGACAGGCAAACACTCGGCGCTGTCTGCAGGCAGACGCAGGGAACGCACAAGCACAGGGGGCAGAAAAGGCTGAGGGGGTGAGAGGAGCAGGCTAAGACAGCAGGGAGGGTTTTTAGCGTGTAGAACAGTTCAAGACACAGCCACGCAGCCAGTTTGCAGCTGAGACGGGGTAGCTGGCAGCGCGTGCCCTTCCGCTCTGTCAGGCACTACCTGCAGCgctggtttaaaaagaaaatatctctgTGTGTGGCGGAAGCGTGCGCAGTGTCAGCGCTGTCTCTTCACTGGAAGACGGTTGTAAGATGCTCCAGCTGAACCATTTGGGATCTCCTACCTGTGCGCCTCAGCCCTAAGGACGGTGACCGTCCCGGGCTGACATACCCACGTGGCAGCTCGTGACTAGCGCGCGCCGGGCCAAGCATTCAGACAACAAGAACAGTTCAGGCACATTCTTGGAAAAAACGGCTACAGGCTTCCAGCTCCCCTCGTGCCCGCGCCGGTGGGCAAACCGAGGCGGGAGCTGAGGCCTGGCCTGCTCCTTCTGGGGCTCTCCTGGCTCTGCGCGCACGCTCAGGCAGCAGGTCCTGCTCACCTGGACTCGTGCGGGTGTGGACACTCACTCTGCCATCCCCTGCTCCATATTCAGGTCAATTCCCCCGTCGGCAAGGCTGCCGTCTTCTGCGAAAGACGGCTTTGCCATGGAGTTCATGGACCGGTAGCTGGTACCGTAGACCACCGAGCTGAAGACGAACGCTAGCTGCAACAAGGAAACAGCCGTCAGCCGCAGACGCCACGACCCCCCGGGGCAGAGCGGCAGGGGCCTGCTGGCCTCGCCTGTCGCGGCAAGCGGGAAAGGACCCGGCTTTCAGCCGGGCCCCCCTCGCCGGGGCGGGAGCCGGTGCCCCGCCTGCAGCGGGCCGGGCGCTCACCCACGTCcaggcggaggcggcggggtAGAAGATCACCAGGTTCACCACGGCGTAGACGGCCTGCGGAGAGAGCACGGCACGGCTgtctgcccggcccggcccggcccggcccggccctccccaccggcccggccccgcgccccgccggggccctCCCCGGCCGCACTCACGGAGGCCCCCAGGATGATGCGGAGGTAGAAGCGCAGCGTCTCCCGGTTCTCCTCGAAGATCTGCTTCTTGCCCTTGGTGCCCGCCTTCCCCTTGGGCTGCGGAGCCGAGAGAGGCGGTCAGCGGCCTGGCCCGCCCCGGGCCCCCGGGCGCCcgcacccccggccccgccacTCACCGCCATGGCCCCGCCGGCTCCGCGATCGGCTCCCGGCCCCCACCGGAAGCGAAACCCTCCCGGAAGGGGCGGGGCCGGAAGGGCGGGGCCGCGCCTGGTACCCGCCGGCCCGGGCCTACCTcaggccggggaggggaggggaggggaggggagggcccgGGCCTGGGGGGGTCCCGCCGGTCCCCGCAGGCCTCCCCTCTCCCTGGGGGGCTCCCGCCGTTCCCAGCCCCGGGGACCCCGAGGCCTTTCCCCTGGCCCCACTGTGCAGCCCAGGGGTTTGGGGTGCCGGTGCCTGCCCTTCCCATctcgacacccccccccccccgtacagTCCCTTGGCCTGCTTGTGCCCGTTGCCTTCCCTTGGCTCCTGGGAGAAGGCGACTTGCTGCACCCCAGCAGCGTCGGGGCCCTGCGCAGCCATCGAGAGCCTGACCTGAAGCCCAGTGGCTCTCGCCTCCCGCAGTAGCTCCGCTGGGACaagagctggggctgcagagccgGGCCCTGCGGGGCAGCAGCCTCACAGAGACGGCCTTCACCAGCCTCGTCTTTCCTTGCGACGGCTCCTTTAGATCCAGGCCGCTGCTCTCCAAGCTTCAAGCCCAAGAGGCACTGGGCCACTTGCAGGAGCTGAGCTTGCCCAACTTGTTACCAGGACCACCCGCAGTGCTCCTAAGCCTTCCTAGGCTAGAAACGGCCTTAGCTCTAGCTCCATGGCCACCTTCCTCGGAGGTGACTTGACCCCTCGCCTGCTCCTCCGCTCAGCGGTAGGAACAAAACCTTCCTGCCGGCCATCCTCCGGGCCTCTTCACGCTCTGTGCTGCAGCACAGTCACAGTCTCGCCCGCTTTGGCCCCTTTTTGCCTGCAGtcagcctcccccctcccccaaacctTCGGAAAGGACACAGCCCCGAGTTCTCCACAAGTGTTTATTGTCCCAATACGCGGGAGGCAGAGGCACGGTCGGAGCCCCAGAGATCTGCGGCTGCAGTCACAGGCTACACCTGATGGAGAAGCTGTAGGCACGAGGAGGTGCGGGGGCACCGGGGTGGGAGCCGTGGGGGCCGGGGAGGAGGTAGCTTGTCGTGGTGCAGTAGTGCAGCAGCATGGCTGAAGTGTGCAAGTacccgcccggggcgggggaaGGCACCAGGATTGGCACGAGTGCCGCAGCGCCGGGCAGCAAGGGCAGACCGGGGTCTCCTCCTCACAGCAGGCGCGGCGGCAGCGAGCCCCTGCCCAGCTGACGTGGCGCTGGGAGAGGGGTCTGTACCCCTAAACACCCCCCTTCCAGGAGTGGGAGCGCACAGGGCTCAGCAGAAAAACGTTTCAGTGCGGCACGGGCCTGGCTGGGCAGGCACACCGTGCTCTGGAGATGCCGTCTGCTCACCAAACTGAGGGGAAAGGGTGTTTTATCCTTTTTCTAACCCCTTTCTTGGCCAGAAAGGATCCCCTATGCTGACGGGGAGAGCCAGACAGTGCGGATTCGTACCTTTGTAGtgctgcccccccctccagcTCTCCCAGGGCTGCCCGTACCTTTATTCCTGCCCCTATCCTTGCCCTCTCTGCCCAAAGCCTGGCTGCGGTGTGGGGGGGTCAGCGCCACCGCAGAGGGGTTCGGCTGTCTGGAAGGTATTTCGTCTggcctgcccgtggcaggggggcgAAGCAGCCGGGTCACCTCCCCTCGAACAGGAGCCTGACGCTCGGTGGCTCAGCCCCGTGCTCTCGCAGGAGGGCAGGACACAGGCAGGGAAAGGTGGGCAGCGCGCGCCCCGGGATGGGCGAGGTGCAGGCAGCACACACCCAAGCCCCCAGCCAGCGCCTGGGCTCGTCCCTTTGGGCAGGAGATGGAGGacagagcctggaggaaggggtTTGATTTTGGGGAGCTTAGAGGGGGGGAGGATAGGGCACAGGGAGGAGCTCACTGCTCTGCGTGGCGGAAGTCGTAGCAGAAGTTTAAGTTGCTGGGGGGCTTGGGGATGGGAGGGGGGGTGTCGGGGATGCTGATGTTCTCCAGGTCCAGGAGCCGCAGCTTGAGCTCCATGGACAGCAGGACATCAAGGTCCGTCTGCGTTCGCTCGCTCGTCATCTCCTTGCCCAGGAGCACGTTCAGCCCATCCGTCCAGAGGCAGAACTGGGGAAGCAGAGCACGAGTGTCTCTGGCACCAGCCCTGGGCGGCTGGAGAGCCCACCTCTCCCCCCCGCTGTGGCTCCCTCCCCGGGGAAGCCCAGGAGGGTGGGCTGGGGATGAGGGGACACACACGACTCCCTTCCCCGCCTGCTGTCCCCTGGCAAGGACATCTGGCTGCAGCGTGCCTCCCCGGCGGGCCCTTGGAGCTCACCTCGTACCGGGTGGGGGCAATGAAGTTGAGGCAGTATTCCTCCACGTCGTACACGACGGAGAAGGCCAGCTCCAGGACGTCCTGTGGGGACAGCACAGGGGGTAGCCGGCTTCTCAGCTGGACTCTTTCCAGCCCCGGTGGGGttcccagcaggagctgcctcccagcctcctcctctgcaccccaGAAGACCCAAGAGTCTCAAGCCACGTCAAAAACCTACCACCGTCCATGAAACCACCCAACCTGCCACCATCCACCCACCACCAAAACCCatcagcagctggggaggggagcgtGCTGGGCCCCCTGCGCGGGGCGGGGTGGGAGGTGCTGACCTTGTTCTGCTTCCCGGAGCTCTTCTCCTTCGTGTGCGGACACTCCTTCCCCACAAGCAGCATCTTCATGTCCGCCACAGGAACTGGGGCAAGCGGAGGAGCTGTGAGCGcccgctctcctctcctctccccaacGTCCCTGGCGCTCAGAGCCCAGCAGAGGCCGAGCATGGGGGCTCACAGCCCTCCgctcggggtcggggggggctcAAGCCGCTCTGCAGCGCCCTTTGGAGAGCCAGCCCGCCCCAGCCTG comes from Aptenodytes patagonicus chromosome 11, bAptPat1.pri.cur, whole genome shotgun sequence and encodes:
- the TMEM208 gene encoding transmembrane protein 208 — encoded protein: MAPKGKAGTKGKKQIFEENRETLRFYLRIILGASAVYAVVNLVIFYPAASAWTWLAFVFSSVVYGTSYRSMNSMAKPSFAEDGSLADGGIDLNMEQGMAEHLKDVILLTAMVQVLSCFSLYVWYFWLLAPGRALYLLWVNILGPWFTADSSPAGQEPNEKKQRRQERRQMKRF
- the MATCAP1 gene encoding microtubule-associated tyrosine carboxypeptidase 1 yields the protein MVLDPGAAAAGGLGASAAPRLPGRHGPPLCSCPSPPGAPRPAPRCPRGTRRLSETGAGMRRSESAGGRGGMRAAASLPHIARGRGEEGGGRRSPCLLVALRPRNVEAERERFFRASFAYDPQFEYAEPVPAAVLDKYGAASDRFVAQAIRIIRAVLEKYGTYESFEVATGGRLLSKCQIWSVIRKYMQKEGCVGEVVVQLTDDLLSQAVMMVEDSRPTLAINLAGARQHWLEGMLRHEIGTHYIRGVNNTRQPWHSSEGRKQYSLKPANPTEEGLASLHSVLFRKQPFLWRAALLYYTIERASRLSFSALFQDLEQYVQDAGVRWEYCVRAKRGQTDTSQPGCFSKDQVYLDGILRILRHRQTIDFPLLAALGKVSYEDVNRLKKFGVLEKARIPHFMQDLERYMKQLDHIVTTNGLNEEELEQLLPD